The Arachis hypogaea cultivar Tifrunner chromosome 14, arahy.Tifrunner.gnm2.J5K5, whole genome shotgun sequence genome has a segment encoding these proteins:
- the LOC112741825 gene encoding protein RGF1 INDUCIBLE TRANSCRIPTION FACTOR 1 isoform X2 has product MMGRYRWSSWGEGEGGGGGEGKVGPAWLEGLMRETFFGGCGAHQNQRKNEKNVFCLHCCLSICPHCLPFHRLHPLLQVRRYVYHDVVRLDDLEKLIDCSNIQPYTINSAKVIFLNQRPQSRSCKGSANACFTCDRILQEPFHFCSLSCKFEGLRVDGSEVIDEDSHFAPTSSYSNTTEATSNSVISCEPNNTSKKNKGKATRFLPGIVLSLGNRRKGAPHRAPLS; this is encoded by the exons atgatggggAGATACAGGTGGTCATCAtggggagaaggagaaggaggaggaggaggagaggggAAGGTCGGACCTGCATGGCTTGAAGGGCTGATGAGGGAGACATTCTTTGGTGGGTGTGGGGCCCACCAGAATCAACGCAAGAACGAGAAGAACGTCTTCTGCTTGCACTGTTGCCTTAGCATCTGCCCCCACTGCCTCCCCTTCCACCGCCTTCACCCTCTTCTCCAG GTGCGAAGGTATGTTTACCACGATGTGGTTCGATTGGATGACTTGGAAAAGCTCATTGATTGTTCCAATATTCAG CCTTACACTATAAACAGTGCGAAGGTGATATTCTTAAATCAGAGGCCACAATCAAGGTCATGCAAAGGGAGTGCCAATGCTTGCTTCACTTGTGATAGGATTCTTCAGGAGCCATTTCACTTTTGTTCTCTTTCATGCAAG TTCGAGGGTCTAAGAGTTGATGGCTCAGAGGTCATAGACGAAGATTCCCATTTTGCCCCTACTTCTTCCTACTCCAACACCACCGAGGCTACCAGCAATTCCGTAATTTCATGTGAACCCAACAACACTTCGAAGAAGAACAAGGGCAAGGCCACTAGGTTCCTCCCTGGAATTGTTCTCTCTCTTGGCAATCGAAGAAAGGGTGCTCCTCATAGGGCACCTCTCTCCTAA
- the LOC112741825 gene encoding protein RGF1 INDUCIBLE TRANSCRIPTION FACTOR 1 isoform X1 — translation MMGRYRWSSWGEGEGGGGGEGKVGPAWLEGLMRETFFGGCGAHQNQRKNEKNVFCLHCCLSICPHCLPFHRLHPLLQVRRYVYHDVVRLDDLEKLIDCSNIQPYTINSAKVIFLNQRPQSRSCKGSANACFTCDRILQEPFHFCSLSCKVNYMVYEGESLSTILHRFDESDFAISQFEGLRVDGSEVIDEDSHFAPTSSYSNTTEATSNSVISCEPNNTSKKNKGKATRFLPGIVLSLGNRRKGAPHRAPLS, via the exons atgatggggAGATACAGGTGGTCATCAtggggagaaggagaaggaggaggaggaggagaggggAAGGTCGGACCTGCATGGCTTGAAGGGCTGATGAGGGAGACATTCTTTGGTGGGTGTGGGGCCCACCAGAATCAACGCAAGAACGAGAAGAACGTCTTCTGCTTGCACTGTTGCCTTAGCATCTGCCCCCACTGCCTCCCCTTCCACCGCCTTCACCCTCTTCTCCAG GTGCGAAGGTATGTTTACCACGATGTGGTTCGATTGGATGACTTGGAAAAGCTCATTGATTGTTCCAATATTCAG CCTTACACTATAAACAGTGCGAAGGTGATATTCTTAAATCAGAGGCCACAATCAAGGTCATGCAAAGGGAGTGCCAATGCTTGCTTCACTTGTGATAGGATTCTTCAGGAGCCATTTCACTTTTGTTCTCTTTCATGCAAG GTGAACTACATGGTGTACGAGGGTGAAAGCTTGTCCACCATTTTACATCGATTCGATGAATCTGACTTCGCAATTTCGCAGTTCGAGGGTCTAAGAGTTGATGGCTCAGAGGTCATAGACGAAGATTCCCATTTTGCCCCTACTTCTTCCTACTCCAACACCACCGAGGCTACCAGCAATTCCGTAATTTCATGTGAACCCAACAACACTTCGAAGAAGAACAAGGGCAAGGCCACTAGGTTCCTCCCTGGAATTGTTCTCTCTCTTGGCAATCGAAGAAAGGGTGCTCCTCATAGGGCACCTCTCTCCTAA